The following coding sequences are from one Ornithodoros turicata isolate Travis chromosome 1, ASM3712646v1, whole genome shotgun sequence window:
- the LOC135377752 gene encoding uncharacterized protein LOC135377752: METHDPETKHFFDIWHISKSVKKKLTAISKSASCPSLDGWIQGTSNHLYWCAKAGGGNSQMTVDAWLSIHNHVINIHNGYAGSYLRCLHGPIPNGDWLEPDSLAYKKFKEVTGNKRILNGVAQMSPNIQTYALESFHSLLIRFAPKSVAFSPEGMRCRTRLAVLHYNENAERCQAETSAGVQRWKVKSCKARQGHQVACPIKTPPTFNYIVKLLPQAETECTLSARSWNTVLTCVGMWGKQDEQIGRRNYELIESGDYG; this comes from the exons ATGGAGACACATGATCCGGAGACAAAGCACTTTTTCGACATCTGGCACATATCGAAAA gtgtgaagaaaaaacTGACTGCTATCAGTAAAAGCGCTAGCTGTCCAAGCTTAGATGGCTGGATTCAGGGAACATCAAACCACTTATATTGGTGCGCAAAGGCTGGAGGAGGAAATTCCCAAATGACTGTCGACGCATGGCTCAGTATCCATAATCATGTGATCAACATTCACAACGGGTATGCTGGATCATATTTGCGTTGCCTCCATGGCCCAATTCCAAATGGGGACTGGCTTGAACCCG ATTCACTAGCTTATAAAAAGTTCAAGGAAGTGACAGGAAACAAGCGCATCTTGAATGGCGTGGCGCAGATGTCGCCAAACATCCAAACCTATGCCCTGGAGTCATTTCACAGCCTCCTTATCAGGTTTGCGCCAAAATCAGTGGCCTTCTCCCCTGAAGGCATGCGTTGCAG GACGAGACTGGCAGTTCTCCATTACAATGAAAACGCTGAACGTTGCCAAGCGGAGACATCGGCTGGAGTACAACGGTGGAAAGTGAAAAGCTGTAAAGCAAGGCAGGGCCACCAAGTTGCTTGCCCCATTAAAACTCCACCAACATTCA aCTACATTGTGAAGCTGCTTCCACAAGCTGAAACTGAATGCACACTTTCAGCGCGTTCCTGGAATACAGTCCTCACATgtgtggggatgtggggaaagCAGGATGAACAG